The following coding sequences are from one Chitinimonas sp. BJYL2 window:
- a CDS encoding S8 family peptidase: MKRNLRWVKHCQRSSVAVMLAAMAGTAAAATMGSGPILDTDRLIVKYRDSGVSAAQAKSASAANVMATVRAQRQAGMQAVMSRFGGNVSFHREGGLGTQVWKLGKRFKLKDVEAMAAQIKASDDNIEYVEPDRIMRAMAPAPNDPRWADQWDMQVSSVGLNLTQAWDLSTGSGVVVAVIDTGYRPHADLAANIVGGYDMINDTAIANDGNARDSDARDPGDYTAANECQQGDPASNSSWHGTHVAGTIAAVTNNGVGVAGIAYNAKVLPMRVLGKCGGYTSDIADAMIWASGGAVSGLPTNPNKARVLNLSLGGGGSCDTTSQNAINAARANGAVVIVAAGNENQNVSNSSPANCSGVVAVAAYGKTGARAYYSNYGTLVDIAAPGGDQSSGNTNGILSTLNAGTTTPGADNYVYFQGTSMATPHVAGVAALMLAAKPTLTPDQVESLLKSSAKPFIATCSGCGAGMLNAYAAVQAAVGGSGGGGGGTTTSETESNNTLGTANTIANPVTVNGTMGSSSDGDYFKVTLPAGKTLTATMTPGSTTADYDLYIYNSSGSQLAKSELGAGKVDTASVRNSGTTSTTVYARVLYYSGGTGSTNGKYTLQLAW, from the coding sequence ATGAAAAGAAACCTCAGGTGGGTCAAACACTGCCAACGCAGCAGTGTGGCCGTCATGCTGGCAGCGATGGCGGGAACGGCCGCTGCCGCCACGATGGGCTCGGGCCCCATCCTTGATACTGACCGGCTGATCGTGAAATACCGCGATAGCGGCGTCTCCGCGGCACAGGCCAAGAGCGCCAGTGCCGCTAACGTAATGGCCACGGTACGGGCGCAGCGCCAGGCCGGCATGCAAGCTGTGATGTCGCGCTTTGGCGGCAATGTCAGCTTCCACCGTGAAGGTGGCTTGGGCACCCAGGTGTGGAAGCTGGGCAAGCGCTTCAAGCTCAAGGATGTGGAAGCGATGGCCGCACAGATCAAGGCATCGGACGACAACATCGAATATGTCGAACCCGACCGCATCATGCGCGCCATGGCACCGGCACCGAATGATCCGCGCTGGGCAGACCAGTGGGACATGCAGGTCAGCTCCGTGGGCCTGAACCTGACCCAGGCCTGGGATCTGTCTACCGGTTCGGGCGTGGTCGTGGCCGTGATTGACACCGGCTACCGCCCACACGCCGATCTGGCTGCCAATATCGTGGGCGGCTACGACATGATCAACGACACCGCCATCGCCAACGATGGCAATGCGCGTGACAGCGACGCCCGTGATCCGGGCGACTACACCGCGGCCAACGAGTGCCAGCAGGGCGATCCGGCCAGCAATTCCAGCTGGCACGGCACCCACGTGGCCGGCACCATTGCGGCGGTCACCAACAACGGCGTGGGCGTGGCAGGCATTGCGTATAACGCCAAGGTGCTGCCGATGCGCGTGCTGGGCAAGTGCGGCGGCTATACCTCCGATATTGCCGATGCCATGATCTGGGCCTCGGGTGGCGCCGTCAGTGGTTTGCCGACCAACCCTAACAAGGCTCGCGTGCTGAATCTCTCGCTCGGTGGTGGCGGTAGCTGCGATACCACCAGTCAGAACGCCATCAATGCGGCACGTGCCAACGGCGCCGTGGTGATCGTGGCCGCGGGTAACGAGAACCAGAACGTCAGCAACTCCAGCCCGGCCAACTGCTCGGGTGTGGTGGCTGTGGCTGCCTACGGCAAGACCGGTGCCCGTGCCTACTACTCCAACTACGGCACCCTGGTGGATATTGCTGCCCCGGGTGGTGACCAGAGCAGCGGCAACACCAACGGCATCCTGTCCACACTGAATGCCGGCACCACCACCCCGGGTGCCGACAACTATGTGTACTTCCAGGGTACGTCGATGGCGACCCCGCATGTGGCCGGTGTGGCCGCGCTGATGCTGGCTGCCAAGCCCACGCTGACCCCGGATCAGGTGGAAAGCCTGCTGAAGTCGTCGGCCAAGCCCTTTATCGCGACCTGTTCGGGTTGCGGTGCCGGCATGCTGAATGCCTATGCCGCCGTGCAAGCTGCGGTGGGTGGTAGCGGCGGCGGTGGCGGCGGTACGACCACCAGTGAAACCGAGTCCAACAACACCCTGGGCACTGCCAACACCATCGCCAACCCGGTGACAGTGAACGGCACCATGGGCAGCAGCTCGGACGGCGACTATTTCAAGGTCACCCTGCCAGCCGGCAAGACCCTGACCGCGACCATGACCCCCGGTAGCACCACGGCCGACTACGACCTCTACATCTACAACAGCAGCGGTTCGCAGCTGGCCAAGAGTGAGCTGGGTGCTGGCAAGGTGGATACAGCCTCGGTCAGGAACAGTGGCACGACCTCGACCACCGTCTATGCCCGCGTGTTGTACTACAGCGGCGGTACCGGCAGCACCAACGGCAAATACACACTGCAACTGGCCTGGTAA
- a CDS encoding 2Fe-2S iron-sulfur cluster-binding protein, translated as MTRLILQGGTMQDAVEAQAPAGGLLIDTVRELVRDRGLPLYWRCGQGTCGACLVYLRHAAQPVEFVPSGKERNVLARIGKLDVVQQRATSLTDAPDTPRLACHVLIPPGELRVRW; from the coding sequence ATGACCCGGCTGATCCTGCAAGGTGGCACCATGCAAGACGCGGTCGAGGCCCAAGCGCCGGCTGGCGGCCTGCTGATCGATACCGTGCGTGAACTGGTGCGCGACCGTGGCTTGCCGCTTTACTGGCGTTGTGGTCAGGGTACCTGCGGTGCCTGTCTGGTGTACCTGCGTCACGCCGCTCAACCCGTCGAGTTCGTGCCGAGCGGGAAAGAGCGCAATGTGCTGGCCCGGATCGGCAAGCTCGATGTGGTTCAGCAGCGCGCCACCAGCCTGACCGATGCGCCGGACACCCCGCGCCTGGCTTGCCACGTGCTTATCCCGCCGGGCGAGCTGCGGGTGCGCTGGTAA